A region of the Oncorhynchus nerka isolate Pitt River linkage group LG26, Oner_Uvic_2.0, whole genome shotgun sequence genome:
gatcagggtccagagtaacgccgaggtccttcacagttttatttgagacgactgtacaaccattaagattaattgtcagattcaacagaagatctctttgtttcttgggacctagaacaagcatctctgttttgtccgagtttaatagtagaaagtttgcagccatccacttccttatgtctgaaacacatgcttctagcgagggcaattttggggcttcaccatgtttcattgaaatgtacagctgtgtgtcatccgcatagcagtgaacgTTTACATtgtgttttcgaataacatccccaagaggtaaaatgtatagtgaaaacaatagtggtcctaaaacggaaccttgaggaacaccgaaatgtacagttgatttgtcagaggacaaaccattcacagagacaaactgatatctttccgacagataagatctaaaccaggccagaacatgtccgtgtagaccaatttgggtttccaatctctccaaaagaatgtggtgatcgatggtatcaaaagcagcactaaggtctaggagcatgaggacagatgcagagcctcggtccgatgccattaaaatgtcatttaccaccttcacaagtgccgtctcagtgctatgatggggtctaaaaccagactgaagcatttcgtatacattgtttgtcttcaggaaggcagtgagttgctgcgcaacagccttctctaaaatttttgagaggaatggaagattcgatattggccgatagttttttatattttctgggtcaaggtttggctttttcaagagaggctttattactgccacttttagtgagtttggtacacatccagtggatagagagccgtttattatgttcaacataggagggccaagcacaggaagcagctctttcagtagtttagttggaatagggttaatggcagcagagaactggaaggagaggcggccaaaggaggaattggttttggcGGTGACCagagaaatatacctgctggagcgcgtgctacaggtgggagatgctatggtgaccagcgagctgagataaggggggactttacctagcagggtcttgtagatgacctggagacagtgggtttggcgacgagtatgaagcgagggccagccaacgagagcatacaggtcgcagtggtgggtagtatatggtgctttggtgacaaaaaggatggcactgtgatagactgcatccaatttattgagtagggtattggaggctattttgtaaatgacatcgccgaagtcgaggatcggtaggatggtcagttttacgagggtatgtttggcagcatgagtgaaggatgctttgttgcgaaataggaagccaattctagatttaactttggattggagatgtttgatgtgggtctggaaggagagtttagtctaaccagacacctaggtatttgtagttgtccacgtatttaagtcagagctgtccagagtagtgatgctggacgggcgggcaggtgcaggcagcgatcggttggaaagcatgcatttagttttacttgtgttTGATGCCCTTCCATTCGATacaagaaagctcaggaaattaCAAGACTCATTTAAAATtaatttcctgagctttcttgcATCTCTCAGATATATAGAACAGACACTTTTAAAACATACTTCATTTTTTGCCATGTATATCATAtcattcaatgcgtttctatgggctaatagcaaaaggccaaattcaatgttccATCAAATAataaaatactgtatatatacacacacattacacaggaGGCTGCGGAGGGgtggatggctcataataatggctggaacggcatGAATGGAagggcatcaaacacatggaaaccatgcgtTTGATACTATTCCATTTaatccgctccagccattaccacaagccagtCCCCCCcaaatgaaggtgccaccaaccaactgtgaaatatatacacatactgtaactggtcaaaagtttggacacgcctactcattcaagggtttttcctttaTTTTCTACATAATAATATATAAAATGCCTAGAGAGTGCAAaagtgtcatcaaggcaaagggtggctactttgaagaatcacaaacataaaatatattttgatttgtttaacactttttttggttactacatgatttcatgtgttatttcatagtgttgtcttcactattattctacaatgtagaatatagtaaaaaataaagaataacactggaatgagtgggtgtgtccaaacttctgactggtactctatatacagtgcatttggaaagtattcagaccccttgactttttcacattctgttacattacagccttactctaaaatgttttttttttttactatatcctcaatctacacacaataccccataatgaaaaagcaaaaacagattcttagaaatgttttcaaatttattccaaataaaaaactgaaatataacatttacataaagtattctgacccctacttagcactttgttgaagcacctttggcagcgattacagcttcgagtcttcttgggtatgacccaacaagcttggcacacctgtatttggagtttccccattcttcactgcagatcctctaaagctctgtcaggatggatggggagcgtcgctgcacagccattttcaggtctctccagagatgtttgattgggttctggctgggccactcaaggaaattcagagacttgacccaaagccactcctgcgtagtcttggctgtgtgcctagggtcgttgttctgttggaaggtgaacctttgccccagtctgaggtcctgagcgctctggagcaggttttcctcaaggatctCGATTTTTCTTCATTCATCTTTCCTTcaaatcctgactagtctcccagtccctgctactgaaaaatatccccacagcatgatgctaccaccaccatgcttcaccgtagggatggtgccaggtttcctccagacgtgacgcttggcattcaggccaaagagttcaatcttggtttcatcagaccagagaatcttgtttctcatggtctgaatgtctttaggtgccttgtggcaaactccaagcgggttgtcatgtgccttttactgaggagtgtcttccgtctggccactctaccataaaggcctgattggtggagtgctgcagagatagttgtccttctggaaagttctcccatctccacagaggaattctggagctctgtcagagggaccattgggttcttggtcatctccctgaccaaggcccttctcccccgattgctcattggcagggcagccagctctagaaagagtcttggtggttccaaacttctccatttaagaataaaggaggccactgtgttcttggggaccttcaatgctgcagaatttgcAGTGCCTCGActcagtcctgtctctgagctctacggacggttccttcaacctcatggcttggtttttgctctgacatgcactttccactgtgggaacttatatagacaggtgtgtggctttccaaatcatgtccaatcaattgaatttaccacaggtggactccaatcaagttgtagaaacaactcaaggatgatcaatggaaacaggatgcacctgagctccattttgagtctcatagcaaagggtctgaacattTATTAAACTTATTAAACAAAaagtttaatacatttgctaaaatttcaacAACAATTTTTTTcattctctttgtcattatggggtattgtgtgtagattgacgaggggaaaACAtgtatgtaatccattttagaataaagctgtcaaggggtttgaatacttttcgaatgcactgtgtatatatatatatataaatatgatttgttttattattattattttatgaaacattgaatttggccttttcCTATTAACTCAGATATATACCACTAGAGGTCCTTAAATTCAAAATCAAACAGCCGAATGGTCCTTGGTATAACCATCTTACAACTCCATATGTTAGCCTAATAGAAACCCAGGCTCGGGCCCTTAGACTCTAGAGGGATTATGGGAGACCTCACTACCGACACCAATTAACACGGTCTAATATACACAAACACTGTACCAGAGTGTTCCCAAAATATTCCAAATATTGATGCAGTGACAGTATTTTATGTAATGACATTACACATGCATGCTGGACAGTGCAGTGCCATGCAAAATGTGAGAAGGCCGTTTCAATTGCCTGTGGACATCGCTGGACATATGAATATAGAAAGTGTAGACAGAGAAATATATCTACCCATGCATGCACATGCATAAAAATGTATATTTCAAGTCACTAAGAGCacaaaatgtgtttattttagCCTTTAATATTGTAATGTAAAAACTAAAGTCAATGATAGGTTGATGTGCCACACTGAAGGGTGATGGTGATGGAGACTATGGAGGGGTGGGACGGTATCAAGATGTGTCCAGCCAGCCAGCAGTCCATCAAGCCTTTTACGTCCTGAATGTCCATATTAGTCCACGTGGGACACTAAACGTATGGCCTGGTCCCTGTTGTATCGGGTTCCCTTCATTCCAAGACTCCTGGGTCTATTTCTGATCTCCTGTAAGGTGATAGCTTGTCCCTCATTCTGCCTGTCGCTTAACTTTTGCTTCAaaatcatccctccctccctctctctctctctctgcctctacaaATCCAAACTTGAGGCTGTGGCTAAAGTTAGCGCGGTCTACAGAGGTATATAAGCCCCCGAGGATAGGGGTTTAATGCGGCTTCACATCAGTCTCTTCTCTTGTTGACCATCCAAACCTCCATACATACCGTCTCGAGATGGTGAGTAACACCGGTCCTCACTTTCTGACTGCTTACCTGTCCACTACTCTGTGTGCTGTCGATGGGAACCTCCAGGAATAACACAGCATTCCCAGATTTTCTTGTTTTTCTATTTTAAGCTTTTTTGCTagattgaaaaatatattttggaacTTTTTAAAACTCAACTGTACTTTGGACATTTTTGGGTGGTGACATTTTTAGACATTTTGTGTAAAGCTGTTCCTGGATATGCAATATCATTCACAGGATCTAAACATTGTGTTAACACTTTATTAACAACATTTATATAAAACATGCTGTAAAAGGTTAGCTACCTGAGGAAAATTAATGTTTTAATACATCCACATTCAAAaacactgtcctctgtcctgaGCCAGAGAAAGATTGTACCTGAACTGTTCTGAGAACATTTCAAGAGCTAGGTAGTAAACTACATTTACATATTCACCCCACATCACACTGATAGTCAGATCAAAGACTGTAACGCTAGATGGCGTACGAAACAGTGTACTGGACCTACACACAAGGACATCCTTTCACCTGTCGCTGACCAGGAACAGCTTGACACTGAAGTCAAAGGTCACTAATTGGCCTCCTGAGGGCTACAGCTGCAGGATGAACAGACCTAGAAGGTCCCATTGTTAAGCAGTTGATGTGTTTGTCCTTCAGGCACCCAAGAAGGCCAAGAGGAGGGGAGCAGCAGCAGAGGGCGGTTCCTCCAACGTGTTCTCCATGTTTGAGCAGAGCCAGATCCAGGAGTACAAGGAGGTGAGGATTTCTTAACACACTATGCAACACCTCATCACTTTTACACCTTAAAATGTCAATGGGACAGATTTCCTTTCAACTCCCTATCTGGGCTGAGAGTGAGTGACTCTAGTCTGGCCACCAGTCAGTTTCATTGTAACCTAATTCTGCTGTAGAGTGGCTGAAATAGTTGCTTACGCTGAAACAGACAGGCACAGTGGCTAAATTGATACTGTTATAATCATGAGTCAATCATGGTGTACTGTTTTCCTTGTTTCATTAAAGGAGTGAACCCAAATTAGATTGTAGGTGGCTGGCCTCTGATTGGTAAATTCTCAGTGCAGTTGCTATTTTGTCTGCCCCCCCCCCAACTTAAAAAAGCTCTCTGAAGTTTCTGTAACCTTTTGAAGCTCTCCAGGCCTCCCTCTCGTCTGAGCCTTCAGCTGTCACTCAATCTCTCATCTTAAGTCCTCTGCTGCTGAGGGCTGCATGTTTTAAGTATGGCAGGACAACTGGGCCCTGGCTGGCACTGTgcacacagaggagaggggaagggcagTGAGGGGGACTGGGGTGGAGGGAACAGGTGGGGAGAGAGTGAACagaaggggtggggggtggcACCTTCTTGAGCTTCTGATAAGGTCTAGAGTTTGGAAGGCAGGTTAGTGTACCTGATTATGAGGAGAGGAAGGTTGGAGAGGTGAACGGTATGTAGATGAAAGACGGAGGGTAGAAAGTGGAAGGATACTGTGTGTATGGAAGGATGGATAAGGTCAGGAAATAGGGATCTGGCAGTAGGTGGGAGATTGTATATGATTGTATTTGTTTTCAAAAGTGTTGTCAAGGAATATGGGCACAGACTTGATGGAGGGAATTCTTGCTGCTGTATGTGATACAGACTTCTTAAGTTTCACTTGGGgaatgtctgacatcatcattgGGACAGTCTTAACACTTTGTAAGGATGGggggagtgtgtgcatgtgtgtgagtcagGAAGATGGATTACCAGCTGCTTTTTTAAGTTCAAGATCAACCATGGGGGTCCTCTTGGGTTTCATAGACGTAAGAGATGAGGTCCAGAGACAGGCTGGGACAGTGGAAGAAGGATTTAACAGGTGTAACTTAATGAGCTCTCCCTAAATGAACTTGTAAGAATTTCAATTTCTTCTGTTCTTTTTAGGTCTCGCCTAACAAGGGTCACATAGCATTGTGCCATAAATAGGCAGCACCTGGCACTTAAATGACCATCGTTGACAGAGGTGTCTCTAAGTTGTATGGAGTGCACATGCTACCCACGTCCCACTACGCACAGGACTGAACCCCCCCTCTTCCATGTCCCACTACACACAGGACTGAACCCCCCTCCTCCATGTCCCACTACACACAGGACTGAACCCCCTCCTCCATGTCCCACTCCAGGACTGAACCCCCTCCTCCATGTCCCACTACTACAGGACTGAACCCCCTCCTCCATTTCCCACTACACACAGGACTGAACCCCCTCCATGTCCCACTATGCACAGGACTGAACCCCCCTCCTCCATGTCCCACTGGGGATGACATGTCCCACTATGGCAGACTCCCCCTGGTCCATTTCCCACTGGACTGAACCCCCCTTCCATGTCCCACTATGCAGGACTGaaccccctctctccatgtcccacTCACACAGgactgaaccccccccccctccctcctccatgccCCACTTCACAGGACTGAACCCCTTCTCCTCCTTGTCCCACTAACAGAGACTGAACCCTCATGCCCCAGCAAGGACTGAACACCCCTCCTCCATGTCCCACTACGCACAGGACTGAACACCCCTCCTCCATGTCCCACTGGGGATGACAACTTGGCAGACTCTGGTGACTGGTGTTCATTTAAGACCTTTTGATTCTGACTTCATCCCTCTAACTTCCTCCTTCTCAGGCTTTCATCATTGAAAACAGTGTGCAAGGATGACTTGAGGGACGTGCTGGCCTCAATGGGTGAGCAAGGGTTACATTTAAGACCTTTTAAGATTCTGAGGACATATTATGTGACTGATTTGTCTGATTTGTCTTAAAAGTGTGCCTTAGTATGTCCACAATGtcctatatgtactgtatatgtgtgtgtgtgtgagagagagagatagataatgGTGCTAGCtaacctccactccctccctgctCTGTAGGCCAGTTGAATGTGAAGAATGAGGAGCTGGAAGCCATGGTCAAGGAGGCCAGCGGCCCCATCAACTTCACCGTCTTCCTCACCATGTTCGGAGAGAAGCTCAAGGGTGGGTCTATAACTCACTGTACTTGCTTGCTCTATTTATGTTTCACAATATCCTAATTCCTTGGTTTGACTCTGTTAGGCTCACTGTCTAACTTGTTATAACCAGGTTATAATCGCTTCAAAGTGTTAGTGGCTTTCTAAGTACACTTCCATATCTGAGGACATTGCATGTGTCTTGCTGCCAGTGTAACATGCCTGCCTGACGCTCTGTGTGTCTCAGGTGCTGATCCCGAGGATGTCATCGTTAGTGCGTTCAAGGTCCTGGACCCCGATGCTACCGGTTTCATCAAGAAGGACTTGTGAGAATATTTCCTTCCTTATTTTACAGTTGTAGTAAATGAGTGCACTCCATAACAGAATCCACAGCTTCATGAATGTTTCTgactttgtctccctctctctctagccttcaGGAGCTCCTGACCACTCAGTGCGACAGGTTCTCTGCAGAGGAGGTGAATACATTTCTAATCATTCAGTTTGAATATCATCATGATCTCTCGTTGTCCCTTGACTTGGCGAGTGGCtgaccctccttctcctcccctcagATGAAGAACCTGTGGGCTGCCTTCCCCCCAGATGTGGCTGGCAACGTAGACTACAAGCAAATCTGCTACGTCATCACACacggagaggagaaggaggagtaatgaaacagacagaagAAAAGAAAACAGCCTCCCTTGCCATTCTACcttcctgctcctctcttcttccttctaTTCTCTCATACCTTCCTTCTCTTTATGTGTACTCATGtgctctgtctctcactcacacaaaTTCTCTAAAAGACCCGTCTCCACTCAAGAAATTTGTGTGAGAGCGGGTGCTCATGGGTTGTCTGTTTGTTCGTGGGGATATGGGATTATTTTCAATAAAAATGATCTTTTAacatctccatctctttctcatcCACTTTCCCTTCCCTTAACCCTCTTCCTCCTTTTCATCTCTTACTCATATCTATCGTTGGttgtttccccagtctctctgttAGAAGAAATGCACACAGCAAGTCGTATTCCACTGCTGTGGTATGGATGTGTAAACCCCAAGGTGAAATGGAGCACCAGTCTTTGCCTCGGCTGCAACAGCTCAGAGGTTAGACCTGGAAGTCCTTTCACTCCCCCTTTAATTTAACCCTCAGGTGGGCAAATAAACCAAACAGAGGGATATCGATCTATAAATATTGTAGATGTTATCTCCTGTAGATAAGGTGGGAAAATAGGAGATATTCTAAGAAGGAATGAGGCtagagaaaaacatggtctcCTTAAAGTGACGGCTACGTTTTTCTCAAGAAGTGAAAGGCTGctcgagagaagagaaaggaccCAAAGAAAACACTCGTcttcccctcctttccctcctccctttcctcctttACTTCTACCTCTTTGTTTTCTATAAGCTCCTTTGTTTTCTGCACCTGGACTAGCTTTAGTCTACCAGAAACTCCTCTGTAACAAATAAAAGGGACTAACTGTGAATAAAATCTCTTATCTTTTGTACACTAGTGTCTCTGTTCATGAGTGGTTCTGGTAGAGTGGGATTGAGAAACAACAGGGCTGGTGTGGGTGTATTTCCTGTGCTGTGTGCATTGGGGGAAGAAATACAAATTCTGAGACACCACCAAAATCTTATCAGCAGACTAGGCCCATTTGTAAAGACAGCAAAAATACACCgttactgccccctgctggacGATAGATTGTCTGAAATATGAAGTTTTAGCAGAATGGAATAAAATGTTCATGCAGCTCATT
Encoded here:
- the mylpfa gene encoding myosin regulatory light chain 2, skeletal muscle; the protein is MAPKKAKRRGAAAEGGSSNVFSMFEQSQIQEYNSNFLLLRLSSLKTVCKDDLRDVLASMGQLNVKNEELEAMVKEASGPINFTVFLTMFGEKLKGADPEDVIVSAFKVLDPDATGFIKKDFLQELLTTQCDRFSAEEMKNLWAAFPPDVAGNVDYKQICYVITHGEEKEE